Proteins encoded in a region of the Polynucleobacter antarcticus genome:
- a CDS encoding type II toxin-antitoxin system RelE/ParE family toxin has translation MGNGSKVDSILKDTIINLKIYTDVNGSAPFEIWLRALKDPLAKAKIRARLTRLQAGNLGDCKPLHSGVQELRLDYAQGFRVYLSRQGSEWILLLCGSFKSNQERSIKEAIKYLEDWKRRGKP, from the coding sequence ATGGGAAATGGCAGTAAAGTTGATAGTATTCTAAAAGATACTATAATAAACCTTAAGATTTATACAGATGTAAATGGAAGTGCCCCATTCGAGATTTGGCTTCGTGCATTAAAAGATCCCTTGGCAAAGGCCAAAATTAGAGCCCGTCTTACTAGGCTTCAGGCTGGAAATTTAGGTGATTGCAAGCCGCTGCACTCGGGGGTGCAAGAGCTTAGGCTGGACTATGCTCAAGGTTTTCGAGTGTATTTAAGTAGACAGGGTAGCGAATGGATTCTGCTTTTATGCGGTAGTTTTAAGAGTAATCAAGAGCGAAGCATTAAAGAAGCAATTAAATATTTGGAAGATTGGAAAAGGCGAGGAAAGCCATGA
- a CDS encoding ABC transporter ATP-binding protein → MNLVNTLLSIQGLEIDYPGRDNNDRVVAVKDLNLDLEEGEIGCLLGSSGCGKSTVLRAICGFEPVKAGQIRLRDTLVSSPSIHLATNQRRIGMVFQDFALFPHLNVLENIAFGLRSFPNTQRASVAKEWLKRVALSNKADAYPHELSGGQQQRVALARAMAPEPDLILLDEPFSSLDIDLRERLATEMRDILKSNNITALLVTHDQFEAFAIADKIGVMAEGKVAQWDAPYELYHQPINRYVADFIGRGVFVKGIVQPDRKVKIELGELDLDEDQVYTIGKEIDVLLRADDIVHDDHSAMQAEVVRKTFRGADFLYTLKLNSGIEIFAFVPSHHDHAIGEKIGIHLVADHVVTFSG, encoded by the coding sequence ATGAACTTAGTAAACACACTGCTTTCTATTCAGGGACTTGAAATCGACTACCCCGGTCGAGACAACAACGACCGTGTTGTCGCGGTGAAAGACCTTAATTTAGATCTTGAAGAGGGTGAGATTGGCTGCCTCCTAGGCTCTTCTGGCTGCGGAAAATCGACTGTTCTGCGTGCAATTTGCGGTTTTGAGCCAGTCAAGGCCGGCCAAATACGTCTGCGCGATACGCTGGTTAGCTCTCCATCGATTCATCTGGCGACCAATCAAAGACGCATTGGTATGGTTTTTCAGGACTTTGCACTCTTTCCACATCTGAATGTCTTAGAGAATATTGCATTTGGCCTGCGTTCATTCCCCAATACACAAAGAGCCTCTGTAGCTAAAGAATGGCTCAAGCGCGTAGCACTCTCAAACAAAGCAGATGCCTACCCACATGAGTTAAGCGGTGGTCAGCAGCAGCGAGTTGCCCTGGCTAGAGCTATGGCTCCCGAGCCAGATTTAATTTTGCTAGATGAGCCCTTCTCCAGTCTGGATATTGATCTTCGCGAGCGTCTTGCTACGGAGATGCGCGATATTCTTAAAAGTAATAACATCACCGCTCTGCTGGTAACCCATGATCAATTTGAGGCATTTGCAATTGCAGACAAAATAGGTGTCATGGCAGAAGGGAAAGTAGCTCAATGGGATGCGCCCTATGAGCTCTATCACCAACCTATTAATCGCTATGTTGCCGACTTTATTGGTCGCGGTGTTTTTGTTAAAGGCATTGTTCAGCCTGACAGAAAAGTAAAGATTGAACTTGGTGAGCTTGATCTAGATGAAGATCAGGTCTATACCATTGGTAAAGAAATTGATGTTTTGCTGCGCGCCGATGATATTGTCCATGATGATCACAGCGCAATGCAGGCAGAAGTAGTGAGAAAGACTTTTAGAGGAGCAGACTTTCTGTACACCCTCAAACTCAATTCAGGAATAGAGATTTTTGCTTTTGTTCCGAGCCATCATGACCACGCAATTGGCGAAAAGATTGGCATTCATTTAGTAGCAGACCACGTAGTAACTTTTAGCGGCTAA
- a CDS encoding ABC transporter permease — MNRIVVPLALLLFLPLFGLAAPFLFPNFSTHTDLMASGTLSHLWNFVLGGYIASTLVLIFGVGLGVFILGVGNAWIIASYDFPGKKVFEWALILPLAVPTYVMAYLFVDVLQFSGPLQSALRTLLGADTLWFFPDPRSMSGAIWSFSFCLFPYVYLITRTAFLERSGRLIEVSETLGYSPLQGFIKLVLPMARPAIFAGMALALMEVLADFGAVSYFGVQTFATGIFKAWLSFGDRLAAVQLALGLLSFVLLIFFMEQSSRSKLRYAATSQSKPLPKVLRGKAAYIAFAFCGLTLLFGFLLPAFALLQLLYQQGFSVDARYFDWLRNSLSVSMVTAIISVVLALFFAYAVRLNAQLAWVNRLLGFGYALPGAVLAIGILSFLEIFQLAWWMSASMLVLVYAYLVRFLSSSLQSVEAGLTRITPSMDGSAALLGLSKIQILRRVHVPLLKRSLITAGLFVFVDVMKELPATLLLRPFNFDTLAVATYQLAADERLAELALPSLTIVLVGLFPVLILSRVISKS, encoded by the coding sequence ATGAATCGTATTGTGGTGCCCCTTGCCTTGTTGTTATTTTTGCCCCTATTTGGTCTGGCAGCGCCCTTCCTATTTCCCAATTTTAGTACCCATACGGATCTCATGGCATCCGGTACGCTCAGCCATTTATGGAACTTTGTTCTTGGGGGTTATATCGCCTCTACTTTAGTGTTGATTTTCGGGGTAGGGCTTGGCGTTTTTATTCTAGGTGTAGGTAATGCGTGGATTATTGCCAGTTATGATTTTCCAGGAAAAAAAGTATTTGAATGGGCTTTGATTCTGCCTTTAGCAGTACCTACCTATGTGATGGCCTACCTCTTTGTCGATGTACTGCAATTTTCTGGGCCCTTACAAAGTGCTCTGCGAACATTGCTTGGAGCAGATACTCTCTGGTTCTTTCCTGATCCTAGATCTATGAGTGGTGCCATCTGGTCATTCTCATTCTGTTTATTTCCATACGTCTATCTCATTACACGCACAGCTTTTCTGGAGCGTAGTGGTCGTCTGATCGAAGTATCAGAAACCCTTGGCTATAGTCCACTACAAGGGTTCATTAAATTAGTATTACCCATGGCGAGGCCAGCAATCTTTGCTGGTATGGCTTTGGCACTGATGGAAGTGTTAGCTGACTTTGGAGCAGTCTCTTACTTTGGTGTACAAACCTTCGCCACGGGTATTTTTAAGGCATGGCTATCCTTTGGAGACCGCTTGGCAGCAGTTCAATTAGCACTTGGATTACTGAGCTTTGTATTGCTGATATTTTTTATGGAGCAAAGCAGTCGCTCAAAATTACGCTATGCAGCTACTTCACAGAGTAAGCCTCTTCCTAAAGTATTGAGAGGTAAAGCCGCATATATTGCATTTGCTTTTTGCGGATTGACCTTGTTGTTTGGGTTCTTATTACCTGCGTTTGCATTATTGCAATTACTGTATCAGCAAGGTTTTAGTGTGGATGCTCGATATTTTGATTGGTTAAGAAACTCTTTATCTGTCTCGATGGTGACCGCAATCATCTCTGTAGTGCTCGCTCTATTTTTTGCTTACGCAGTGAGGCTCAATGCCCAGTTGGCATGGGTAAATCGATTGCTAGGATTTGGTTATGCGCTTCCTGGAGCAGTACTGGCTATTGGTATCCTTTCTTTTTTAGAGATCTTCCAATTGGCTTGGTGGATGTCTGCCAGTATGTTGGTCCTGGTATACGCTTATTTAGTCCGATTCTTATCATCCAGCCTGCAAAGCGTAGAGGCTGGGCTGACTCGTATCACGCCCTCTATGGATGGTTCTGCTGCTCTATTGGGGCTTTCTAAAATACAAATATTGCGTAGGGTGCACGTACCACTCCTAAAGCGCAGCCTTATTACTGCAGGCTTATTTGTGTTTGTGGATGTGATGAAAGAGTTGCCGGCAACCTTGTTATTACGGCCATTTAATTTTGATACTTTGGCCGTGGCCACCTATCAATTGGCTGCGGATGAACGCTTAGCGGAGCTCGCCTTACCTTCCTTAACCATTGTTTTAGTTGGGCTTTTTCCGGTATTGATACTTTCTAGAGTGATCTCCAAGTCCTAA
- a CDS encoding addiction module antidote protein: MRTSKRDKSYETSLLEALTDPKEAAAYLDAVMELEDQGAMLIALRQVAKANGMAEVARSASLGEKTLFKSLAESGNPTLDTVNRILHSVGLRLSVAEIHT, encoded by the coding sequence ATGAGAACAAGTAAACGAGATAAAAGTTACGAAACTAGCTTGCTTGAGGCACTTACAGACCCTAAAGAGGCTGCAGCATATTTAGATGCGGTAATGGAATTAGAGGATCAAGGCGCAATGTTAATTGCATTGCGACAGGTAGCTAAAGCAAATGGAATGGCCGAGGTAGCGCGTAGCGCCTCCTTAGGTGAAAAAACGCTTTTTAAGTCACTAGCAGAAAGTGGTAATCCAACTTTAGATACTGTGAATAGAATTTTGCATTCGGTTGGCCTGAGATTAAGTGTGGCAGAAATTCATACTTAG
- a CDS encoding outer membrane lipoprotein carrier protein LolA, translating to MVVIARFSVVRLSKASVAYIFLSRVVLGITILVSASIIRPVMAADGDSGAEQLRQFVRNSKTAEGEFVQQQLRAPKANEPQDKGLKVVRQTQGRFVFQRPGRFIWDTQKPYEQTLIADGKQLILWDKDLNQATFRSSGQALASTPAAILFGETSLDQHFDLVEGEERLGMRWVALIPKRKQNTSNEKAHDLPYTKISVGMANNLPKALELIDGLGSVVLVTLDKIQLNISLPANRFTFSPPAGAEVLRLN from the coding sequence ATGGTGGTAATCGCGAGATTCTCCGTCGTTCGCCTGAGTAAGGCAAGTGTGGCGTATATATTTTTATCTAGAGTAGTTCTCGGAATAACCATTCTGGTTTCTGCCAGCATCATACGGCCTGTCATGGCTGCGGATGGTGATAGTGGTGCAGAGCAATTACGTCAGTTTGTGCGCAACTCTAAAACAGCAGAGGGTGAGTTTGTGCAGCAACAATTGCGGGCACCCAAAGCCAATGAACCGCAAGATAAGGGTTTAAAAGTGGTTCGTCAAACTCAGGGTCGTTTTGTATTTCAGCGTCCTGGACGATTTATATGGGACACCCAAAAACCTTACGAGCAAACACTGATTGCGGATGGCAAGCAACTCATCTTGTGGGATAAAGACTTAAATCAAGCTACTTTTAGATCATCAGGTCAGGCCTTGGCAAGCACGCCAGCAGCCATTCTATTTGGTGAAACTTCTTTAGACCAACACTTTGATCTCGTAGAGGGTGAAGAGCGTTTAGGCATGAGGTGGGTTGCACTCATCCCTAAGAGGAAACAAAATACCAGTAACGAAAAAGCCCATGATTTGCCGTACACTAAAATTTCAGTGGGCATGGCCAACAATTTGCCTAAAGCCCTGGAGTTGATAGATGGCTTGGGAAGCGTCGTGCTCGTTACCTTGGATAAGATACAGTTAAATATTTCTTTACCTGCTAACCGCTTTACGTTTAGTCCGCCTGCTGGTGCTGAAGTCTTGCGCTTAAACTAG
- a CDS encoding DNA translocase FtsK — translation MARTAYPKSKTPLNQEPPKQEGQGRMPRLLLEARWFISCALCLGLLAILLTYSKGDPAWSHASFESPKNLGGRFGAYIADLMLYIFGISAFWWVVLFGRRVLSGWRDLWSIPLPIDPDIKPDSLLIRWLGFGLTLLSSMGLESARLHSLLWELPRPPGGILGELIADPLQMTLGFTGATLVLLFTFFAGLSLFLHFSWLDIAEKVGRSLEVAYKRLRERRDSEEDRKLGEVAAEEREEFVEEFRGRVEIAKPVQIVRPPAEIVKSARVEREKQQPLFVDIPDSELPPLALLDPVPEAKETISEEVLEFTSRLIERKLAEFNVEVKVIAAYPGPVVTRYEIDPAVGVKGSQIVNLSRDLARSLGVVSMRVVETIPGKTCMALELPNPTRQSVYLSEILTSQVYNDNHSLLTLALGKDISGSPMVADLAKMPHCLVAGTTGAGKSVGINAMILSILFKAKPDEVRLIMIDPKMLEMAMYDKIPHLLCPVVTNMKEANNALNWAVNEMERRYKLMSKFGVRNLAGFNKKILEAEQKGEKLTNPFSLTPDDPEPIYKAPVIVIVIDELADLMMVAGKKIEVLIARIAQKARAAGIHLVLATQRPSVDVITGLIKANVPTRISFQVSSKIDSRTILDQQGAEALLGMGDMLYMAPGTGLPVRVHGAFVSDDEVHRVVEWLKEKGEANYIDGVLEGADESTMDALTGEGGGEADPLYDQAVAIVLENKRPSISLVQRHLRIGYNRAARLLEDMEKAGLVSKMGNGGNREILRRSPE, via the coding sequence ATGGCCAGAACCGCATATCCGAAGTCTAAAACCCCTTTAAACCAAGAGCCCCCAAAGCAGGAAGGGCAGGGTAGGATGCCTCGTCTCTTGCTGGAGGCCCGCTGGTTTATCTCCTGCGCCCTTTGCTTGGGTTTATTGGCTATTTTGTTGACTTACTCCAAGGGGGATCCTGCTTGGTCCCATGCCAGTTTTGAGTCGCCTAAGAACCTGGGAGGGCGTTTTGGAGCTTACATAGCCGATTTAATGCTCTATATCTTTGGTATTTCAGCATTTTGGTGGGTGGTTCTCTTTGGTCGCCGAGTATTAAGTGGCTGGCGTGATTTGTGGAGTATTCCATTGCCAATTGACCCAGATATCAAACCGGACTCTTTGCTAATCCGTTGGCTGGGCTTTGGACTCACCCTGCTCAGCAGTATGGGACTAGAGTCCGCACGCCTTCATTCTCTCCTTTGGGAGCTTCCAAGGCCGCCTGGGGGCATTTTGGGGGAGTTGATTGCTGACCCCCTCCAAATGACTCTTGGTTTCACGGGCGCTACCTTAGTTTTATTGTTTACTTTTTTTGCAGGCCTGTCTTTATTTCTCCACTTTTCTTGGTTAGATATCGCTGAAAAGGTAGGCCGCTCTTTGGAAGTCGCATATAAACGCTTACGCGAGCGGCGTGATAGCGAGGAAGATCGCAAGCTTGGTGAAGTCGCTGCAGAAGAGCGCGAAGAGTTTGTTGAGGAGTTCCGGGGTCGCGTAGAGATCGCTAAGCCAGTACAAATTGTTCGGCCTCCAGCAGAGATTGTAAAAAGCGCCCGCGTGGAGCGTGAGAAACAACAACCTCTCTTTGTGGATATCCCCGATTCAGAACTGCCGCCGTTGGCTTTACTCGATCCTGTGCCTGAGGCTAAGGAAACGATTTCTGAAGAGGTTTTGGAATTTACCTCCCGTCTCATTGAGCGCAAATTAGCTGAATTTAATGTTGAAGTCAAAGTGATTGCTGCTTACCCGGGGCCTGTTGTGACTCGTTATGAGATTGACCCTGCTGTCGGCGTCAAGGGTAGTCAGATTGTTAACCTCTCACGCGATCTGGCGCGCTCTCTAGGTGTTGTCAGTATGCGTGTGGTGGAAACCATTCCAGGTAAAACCTGCATGGCTTTGGAATTACCGAACCCAACACGTCAGTCCGTTTATCTCTCTGAGATTTTGACGTCACAGGTCTATAACGACAATCATTCACTCTTAACTTTAGCTCTCGGTAAAGATATTTCTGGCAGCCCAATGGTTGCAGACCTTGCAAAGATGCCGCACTGCCTAGTTGCAGGTACTACGGGCGCAGGTAAATCAGTGGGTATTAATGCCATGATTTTGTCTATTCTTTTCAAAGCAAAGCCAGATGAAGTACGCTTGATCATGATTGATCCGAAGATGCTCGAGATGGCAATGTACGACAAGATCCCACATTTATTGTGTCCAGTCGTGACCAATATGAAGGAGGCGAACAACGCACTCAATTGGGCAGTCAATGAGATGGAGCGTCGCTACAAACTAATGAGTAAGTTTGGCGTTCGTAACCTGGCTGGATTTAATAAAAAGATATTAGAGGCTGAGCAAAAAGGGGAGAAGCTCACTAACCCCTTTAGTTTGACGCCTGATGATCCAGAACCGATTTATAAAGCGCCTGTGATTGTGATTGTGATTGATGAGTTGGCCGATCTTATGATGGTCGCTGGTAAGAAGATTGAGGTATTAATTGCGCGTATTGCACAAAAGGCTCGCGCTGCAGGCATTCATCTCGTATTAGCTACGCAACGCCCGAGCGTGGATGTGATTACTGGCCTTATTAAAGCAAACGTACCGACCCGTATTTCTTTCCAGGTAAGCAGCAAGATTGATAGTCGAACCATCCTAGATCAGCAGGGTGCTGAGGCGCTACTGGGTATGGGGGATATGTTGTATATGGCCCCAGGCACTGGGCTACCAGTGCGCGTGCACGGTGCATTTGTATCGGATGACGAGGTTCATCGGGTCGTGGAGTGGTTAAAAGAAAAAGGCGAAGCCAATTACATTGATGGCGTGCTCGAGGGTGCCGATGAATCCACGATGGATGCTTTGACTGGAGAAGGCGGTGGTGAGGCAGACCCGCTCTATGATCAAGCAGTAGCGATTGTTTTAGAGAACAAGCGTCCCTCGATTTCTTTAGTGCAGCGTCATTTGCGTATTGGCTATAACCGTGCAGCACGCTTATTAGAAGATATGGAAAAAGCAGGACTCGTCTCTAAGATGGGTAATGGTGGTAATCGCGAGATTCTCCGTCGTTCGCCTGAGTAA
- the trxB gene encoding thioredoxin-disulfide reductase, with translation MTTNTPKHSKVLILGSGPAGYSAAVYAARANLSPTLITGIAQGGQLMTTTDVENWPADPDGVQGPELMDRFLKHAERFNTEIIFDHIHTAALTEKPIRLVGDSGTYTCDALIISTGASAQYLGLPSEEAFMGRGVSGCATCDGFFYRNQDVCVVGGGNTAVEEALYLTGIAKKVTVIHRRDKFRAEPILNDRLMAKVAEGKVELKLNATLEEVLGDEKGVTGVRIKNQDGGTEDIAVTGAFIAIGHKPNTDLFIGQLDMSNGYLKTHSGLEGNATATNIPGVFAAGDVQDHIYRQAITSAGTGCMAALDAQRYLETLD, from the coding sequence ATGACGACAAATACCCCAAAACACTCCAAAGTACTTATTCTCGGTTCTGGCCCTGCAGGCTACTCAGCTGCGGTGTATGCAGCCCGCGCCAATTTGAGCCCCACTCTCATTACTGGCATTGCCCAGGGGGGTCAACTGATGACCACAACCGATGTTGAGAATTGGCCAGCAGATCCCGATGGCGTTCAGGGCCCAGAATTGATGGATCGGTTTTTAAAGCATGCCGAGCGCTTCAATACAGAGATCATTTTTGATCATATTCATACTGCCGCTCTAACAGAAAAACCGATTCGGCTTGTGGGTGACTCTGGCACCTATACCTGCGATGCCTTAATTATTTCCACAGGCGCCTCCGCACAGTACCTTGGACTACCCAGCGAAGAGGCATTCATGGGACGCGGCGTTTCTGGTTGCGCTACTTGTGATGGGTTCTTTTACCGCAATCAGGATGTATGCGTCGTTGGTGGTGGCAATACCGCAGTTGAAGAAGCGCTCTACTTAACTGGCATCGCAAAAAAAGTAACGGTGATTCATCGTCGCGATAAATTTCGTGCAGAACCTATTTTGAATGATCGCTTAATGGCTAAAGTTGCCGAAGGTAAAGTGGAATTGAAACTCAATGCCACATTAGAGGAAGTGCTTGGCGATGAAAAAGGAGTGACTGGCGTTCGCATTAAAAATCAAGATGGAGGCACAGAAGATATCGCTGTGACGGGCGCCTTTATTGCGATTGGTCACAAACCCAACACAGACCTATTTATTGGCCAACTAGATATGAGCAATGGCTACCTAAAAACACATTCTGGCTTAGAGGGCAATGCCACTGCCACCAATATCCCCGGAGTATTTGCAGCGGGCGATGTGCAGGACCACATCTATCGCCAAGCAATCACCAGTGCCGGAACAGGCTGTATGGCTGCCCTCGATGCTCAGCGTTATTTAGAGACTTTGGATTAA
- a CDS encoding TAXI family TRAP transporter solute-binding subunit, which produces MNAHSYLKIIIIDEYLAIKEQFKESKLVLIAFIVAIIGLLIYLKPFPDKTLAFATSYAGSDWSIYAETAREYLKQEGLDVSIVNTDGAVENVLRLKNDVDNVNVAFTYGSALNADQVKGIYSLGSIDYQPIWIFYRKSKVGVITNIADLAKLKVGLGPTKSGSYIIAKKLFQAYDINIDQLENIKSNSFLATEEKFLKGEFDVLISVSSHLDPIIQTLMREPGVELFDFKYATGFQKVFNSFVALKLPASSIDVYKKLPHQDVGLLATTTSLVVRKDMHPDLQLALLIAGKDMLRNSTDLFFSKRNEFPAYMDPTIPLSPVAARFYDYGPPQAMRYLPFWLAGFVDRAWLLLLTIFAIFYPLSKLNLHIRKFRFSIRKRPYYEEMLAIENRICHENLSDEDKKKIFERLNIININAIQHHVPIGDESEYFSFLHAIHLLKMKLKFD; this is translated from the coding sequence ATGAATGCCCATAGCTACTTAAAAATTATCATCATTGATGAGTATTTAGCAATTAAAGAACAATTTAAGGAATCTAAATTAGTTCTTATTGCCTTTATCGTCGCAATTATTGGATTATTAATTTATCTCAAACCGTTTCCAGATAAGACGCTCGCATTTGCCACATCTTATGCAGGCTCTGATTGGTCGATCTATGCTGAGACTGCCCGCGAGTATTTAAAACAAGAGGGGCTAGATGTCTCGATTGTAAATACGGATGGCGCTGTTGAAAATGTTCTTAGATTAAAAAATGATGTCGATAATGTGAATGTGGCTTTTACTTATGGCTCGGCATTAAATGCTGATCAAGTAAAAGGAATTTACTCCTTGGGGAGTATAGATTACCAGCCTATTTGGATATTTTACAGAAAAAGTAAGGTTGGTGTTATCACAAACATCGCTGATTTAGCTAAGCTTAAGGTTGGGCTTGGTCCAACTAAGAGTGGCTCATACATTATTGCTAAGAAATTATTTCAAGCTTACGATATCAACATTGATCAATTGGAAAATATCAAATCTAATTCCTTTTTAGCCACTGAGGAAAAGTTTTTAAAAGGTGAATTCGATGTACTAATTAGTGTTTCCTCTCACCTTGACCCAATCATACAAACCTTAATGCGCGAGCCAGGGGTAGAGCTTTTTGATTTTAAGTATGCTACCGGCTTTCAGAAAGTATTTAACTCTTTTGTGGCTTTGAAATTACCAGCTAGCTCAATTGATGTTTATAAAAAACTACCTCATCAAGATGTAGGACTGCTTGCGACAACTACTAGCCTCGTGGTTCGAAAAGATATGCATCCAGACCTACAATTGGCGCTTTTGATTGCTGGAAAAGATATGCTGAGGAATTCTACGGATCTATTCTTTTCCAAACGTAACGAATTTCCCGCCTACATGGACCCAACTATTCCATTAAGCCCAGTAGCAGCAAGATTTTATGACTATGGCCCGCCACAAGCGATGCGATATTTGCCATTTTGGTTGGCGGGTTTTGTCGATCGTGCTTGGCTTTTATTATTGACGATATTTGCAATTTTTTATCCTTTATCTAAATTAAATCTTCACATTAGAAAATTTAGATTTAGCATTCGAAAGCGACCTTATTATGAAGAAATGCTTGCGATTGAAAATAGGATATGCCATGAGAATCTGAGTGATGAAGATAAAAAGAAAATTTTTGAGCGTTTGAATATTATTAATATCAATGCGATTCAACATCACGTTCCTATTGGTGACGAAAGTGAATATTTTAGTTTTCTTCACGCGATTCATCTATTGAAGATGAAACTAAAATTTGATTAA
- the serS gene encoding serine--tRNA ligase: MIDPQLLRKDIAAVEARLATRKFELDVEKFNTLESERKSLQTRTEELQAKRNQLAKAIGMKKGKGEDAAAEMAEASQINIDMEAGAARLALLQTEISDFLMGIPNLPDTSVPVGKDEHQNQEIKRWGEVPTFDFEIKDHVDLGAPLGLDFAAAVKISGSRFVVLKGPAARLHRALAQFMLDTHTTSHDYQEIYTPYIVNAASMRGTGQLPKFEADLFKVPRKMGGDPQSSDAGGEERVENFYLIPTAEVPVTNLVRDEIVDADKLPMKFVAHTPCFRSEAGSYGRDVRGMIRQHQFDKVELVQMTKPEDSMQALEELTAHAEKILELLELPYRKVLLCTGDMGFGSTKTYDLEVWIPSQNAYREISSCSSMGDFQARRMQARYKVGSNKPELLHTLNGSGLAVGRTGVALLENCQQADGSIRIPKALQPYMGGLEVLRPT, translated from the coding sequence ATGATTGATCCACAATTACTTCGCAAAGATATCGCTGCTGTAGAGGCACGCTTAGCCACTCGGAAATTTGAATTAGATGTTGAGAAATTTAATACCCTTGAGTCTGAGCGTAAATCTTTACAAACTCGAACAGAAGAGCTGCAAGCTAAGCGTAACCAGTTAGCCAAAGCTATTGGTATGAAAAAAGGGAAGGGCGAAGATGCTGCTGCTGAAATGGCAGAAGCTAGCCAAATCAATATCGACATGGAGGCCGGTGCTGCTCGCCTTGCTTTATTACAAACGGAGATATCTGATTTTTTAATGGGCATCCCCAATCTGCCGGATACGTCTGTGCCAGTCGGAAAAGATGAGCATCAAAACCAAGAAATTAAACGTTGGGGTGAAGTTCCAACATTTGATTTTGAGATTAAAGACCACGTTGACTTGGGTGCTCCTCTAGGATTGGATTTTGCAGCGGCTGTAAAGATCAGCGGCTCCCGCTTTGTGGTGCTGAAGGGCCCGGCTGCAAGATTGCATCGTGCACTTGCACAGTTCATGTTGGATACCCACACCACTAGCCATGATTATCAAGAGATTTATACGCCGTATATTGTGAATGCGGCCTCTATGCGGGGTACCGGTCAGCTACCTAAGTTCGAAGCGGACCTTTTTAAGGTTCCTCGCAAAATGGGCGGCGACCCACAGTCATCTGATGCGGGCGGGGAAGAGCGAGTGGAGAATTTCTACCTCATTCCGACAGCTGAAGTGCCGGTGACTAACTTGGTGCGTGATGAGATCGTGGATGCCGATAAGTTACCTATGAAATTTGTGGCGCATACCCCTTGCTTTCGGTCTGAAGCAGGAAGTTACGGGCGCGATGTGCGTGGCATGATTCGTCAGCATCAATTCGATAAAGTGGAATTGGTGCAGATGACCAAGCCAGAAGACTCTATGCAGGCCTTAGAGGAATTGACCGCTCATGCAGAAAAGATTCTGGAGTTACTAGAGCTGCCGTACAGAAAAGTATTACTGTGTACAGGTGATATGGGATTTGGTAGTACTAAAACGTATGACTTAGAGGTATGGATTCCATCACAGAATGCCTATCGTGAAATCAGCTCTTGCTCTAGCATGGGTGATTTCCAAGCAAGGCGAATGCAAGCAAGGTATAAGGTGGGTAGCAATAAACCAGAGTTACTTCACACCTTGAACGGATCTGGCTTAGCGGTAGGTAGAACCGGTGTGGCCTTGCTAGAAAACTGCCAACAAGCCGATGGGAGTATTCGGATACCCAAAGCATTGCAACCGTATATGGGTGGCTTAGAGGTGCTTAGGCCTACCTAA